In the Halichoerus grypus chromosome 4, mHalGry1.hap1.1, whole genome shotgun sequence genome, one interval contains:
- the LOC118546994 gene encoding uncharacterized protein C2orf72 isoform X3 yields MERELEELAARPARPAQLPFQALVEAAGGRGQVLLVGELWEREQSRALLRDFARAVFPPEQAAGKAGGAGTGAPGAQRAPGTAGARAIRSPLVFVLCRASSLTAREPRRRLREMLRDVRGRRRAGAALVGVLVADAGPEDAVAPGLRLLEALLRAVFGRQAGGPVQAAAYCPGHPASSLAVQAAACRALQAAGPARPAAGPWERPGLPALLACFSWGPWSRGKDPDATSPGDPAQGHNLTVL; encoded by the exons ATGGAGCGCGAGCTGGAGGAACTGGCGGCGCGGCCCGCGCGCCCGGCACAGCTGCCCTTCCAGGCGCTGGTGGAGGCGGCGGGCGGCCGCGGGCAGGTGCTGCTGGTGGGCGAGCTGTGGGAGCGCGAGCAGAGCCGCGCGCTGCTGCGGGACTTCGCCCGGGCCGTGTTCCCTCCCGAGCAAGCCGCCGGCAAGGCGGGCGGCGCGGGGACCGGGGCGCCGGGGGCGCAGAGGGCGCCCGGGACGGCGGGGGCGCGCGCCATCCGCTCGCCGCTCGTCTTCGTGCTGTGCCGCGCGTCCTCGCTGACCGCCCGCGAGCCGCGGCGCCGCTTGCGGGAGATGCTGCGGGACGTGCGCGGCCGCCGGCGGGCCGGGGCGGCGCTGGTCGGGGTGCTGGTGGCCGACGCCGGGCCCGAGGACGCGGTGGCGCCGGGGTTGCGGCTCCTGGAGGCGCTGCTGCGCGCGGTGTTCGGCCGCCAGGCGGGGGGCCCGGTGCAGGCGGCCGCCTACTGCCCAGGCCACCCGGCCTCCAGCCTGGCCGTCCAGGCGGCCGCCTGCAGGGCGCTACAAGCCGCCGGGCCCGCGCGACCAG CAGCAGGACCCTGGGAGAGACCGGGCCTCCCGGCACTGCTGGCGTGCTTTTCCTGGGGTCCCTGGAGCCGGGGGAAGGATCCAGATGCCACCTCCCCCGGTGACCCAGCTCAGG